In Lentilactobacillus sp. SPB1-3, the sequence GCCAACTGACATGAAAGAAGTTCAGAGAAACGCTGCTCAAAAGACGTTGGATGCAGCTGAAGCTTACTGTAGTTCTCAAGGAGTATCTGTTAAAACTCAAATAGAGGAGGGTATTCCTAAACGAGTTATTGTTGATTCATACACTAGAGAAAAGGGCTATGACCTGTTAGTAATTGGTAAATCTGGTACTGATGCTGTTAGTCGAGTATTATTAGGATCAACAACAGCGTATGTTGTCCGTAATGCAGACACAACAGTCATGGTTGTTGGCTAATGAAATATAAAAAGGCCTTGAAGCTGAGATTGCTTCAAGGTCTTTTTATTATGTTTAGAACTTACCAGAAACCTTGTATGGTTTGGTTAGGGTATCTGATTCGTTGTCGTGTGAAACCTTGTCGCCTTCAAAGAAGACATCAAAAGTTTCATTGTCGGGTCCATGGACTACTAAGAAATTTTTATCGTTAGTATCTTTTTCCTTATAAATTTGAGCAGTTTTCACTGCCTCGTTGTAATCGTGAAAATTACCAATTGAGTCTCCTGGATTAAAAAATACGATATCGTCCATAAACACCATTCCCTTCTGATATATCTTAACTTAAGTATAATCTACATTGAGAATAATTGAAAACATCCGGCCCTAAAAATAGATATTGATACCAGTTCTTAAGAAAACGTTATTCTACTGGTAGGACAGGCGCTTATCTGCTAAAATAATAACGTTATGTTTTAGGATTTAATGTAAAGAGAAAAAGGGGAAAGACTTATGTGTGGATTTGTTGGTTTTGTAAACCAAAAAGATGTCCCAACCGACACAATTAATAATATGGCCGATCGTATCAAACATCGTGGCCCAGACGACGAAGCATATTTTACTGATAATAATGTTTCAATGGGATTCAGACGACTTTCAATCATTGACTTGGCCCATGGTGCTCAACCAATGAAGAATCGTGATGGGTCAAAAGTCCTTACTTTTAATGGTGAAATTTATAATTACAAAGATATTAGAAAAGAACTTCAAGACCTTGGTTATGAATTCAAAACTGATGTAGACTCAGAAGTATTGATTCATGGTTACGATGCTTGGGGTCCGGATTTACTACAAAGACTTCGTGGAATGTTTGCCTTCGTTATCTATGATAGCAAGACTAACGAAGTATTTGGTGCCCGTGATCATTTCGGAATTAAACCACTTTATTACTATGATGATGGTAAGACTTTCCTTTGGGCATCTGAAATCAAAGCATTTTTGGAACATCCAAACTTTAACAAACGTTTGAATGTTGAATTATTGCCAATTCACTTGAGTTTCGAATTTATTCCTTCAAGAGAAACTATGTTTAAGGATGTCTACAAGCTTCTCCCTGGACAATATTTCTTACACAAAGATGGTAAAACTGAAACTCATCACTACTTCAAGTTTAATTACGATCACATTGATAATACTCAGACTGTTGAGGAAGATTCAAAGAAGATCGAACAACTTGTTGATGACTCAGTTAAGGCTCATATGATTGCCGACGTTGAGGTTGGTAGTTTCCTTTCTAGTGGTATTGATTCTAGCTATGTTTTGAATGAAGCTTCAAAACTTAAGCCAATTCAATCATTCTCACTTGGATTCCATAACTCTAAATATAGTGAATTAGGTTGGTCAACTGAATTCGCTAAGGCAATCAAGCAAAAGAATACACAAATCTACATGGATGGTGACGATTACTTCGATATCTTGCCAACTATGATGTATTACATGGATGAACCACTTTCAAATCCTGCTGCTGTTCAATTGTATTACTTGACTAAGCGGACTTCTGAAAGTGTTAAGGTTGCTCTTTCTGGAGAAGGTGCTGATGAATTCTTCGGTGGATACAACACTTATCTAGAAGCTCTTCCATTCGAAAGATACCAAAAATTTGTTCCAAGTCCAGTTCGTAAGGGACTTGCTTCAATCGCTCGTAAGATGCCTAGATTCCATGGTAAGCGTTTTTTGATTCGTGGTGCTCAACCATTAAGCGAACGTTACTACCGAGTAAACTATGTTTACAACTATGACGATCGTGATCGCGTTCTTAAAGATCCTAGCATCAACAGAGATTCTGGTGATTACACTAAGCATATCTTTGATGATGTTAAAGGTAAGGACGAAATGACCCAAATGCAATACTTCGATATCAACACTTGGTTACCATATGATATCTTGCATAAGGCCGATCGAATGAGTATGGCTAATTCACTTGAAGTTCGTGTACCTCTGGTTGATAAGGAAGTTGCTGCTTTTGCTGCTACTATGCCTGTTAATACTAGAATTACTCCTGAAGAAACTAAGATTTCTTTGAGAACTGCTGCTGAACGTCATATGCCAAAAGAAAATGCACTGAAAGAAAAGCTTGGTTTCCCATCACCAATCGCTAGCTGGATCAATGATCCTAAGTATCACGAAAGAATTGTCCGTGCATTCCATTCTGATACTGCTCAAAAGTACTTCAATGTGCAAGAATTGGATCGCTTACTAGAAGAACATGCTGGTGGAAAATCTAACATGCAAAAAATCTTCACAGTTTACACATTTATTCTCTGGTACCAAATCTACTTCCCAGAAGATACTAGTGAAAAGACTGTTGAACTAGTAAGAAGAACACAGATTTAATAAATTTTAACGGAGGGTACGACTGTTGGCGAATTTAATAAACGGTGAAATACTGCAATTACTCTCTGAACATAATTTACTTGTTAAAACTTCAAATCTTGATTTAACAGCCAGCTATACGGGAATTACTTACAATTCTAGAACAGCTGAGTCAGGTTCTTTATTCTTTTGTAAAGGGAACTTTAAACCTGAGTATTTGAAGGATGCCAAGAATCACGGCGCAAGTGCTTATGTTTCAGAAGTTGAATACGCTGACGTTGAGTTACCCGCAATTATCGTGAATAATGTCCAAAAAACAATGTCGCTCATTAGTGCGGCATTTTTTGGCTTTCCACAGAATAAATTAACGACAATTGCGTATACGGGAACTAAGGGTAAGACAACGTCATCATATTTCACAAAAAACATTTTGGATCATCAATATTCAGTAGGATTATTTTCAACAATTGATACGATTGTTGGTAAGTCCGCTGATGATAAATTTAAATCAAGTTTGACAACTCCTGAATCATTGGATTTATTTACTAATATGAATCAAGTAGTTAATAACGGATTAGATCATCTTGTTATGGAAGTTTCGTCACAAGCATACAAAAAGAATCGAGTATATGGTCTGCATTATGATGTTGGTGTGTTCTTGAATATCTCTCCGGATCACATTGGTAGAAATGAACATCCAACGTTCGCTGATTATTTACATTGCAAGGAACAATTGTTAGTCAACTCTAGCAAAGTGGTTATTAACGCAGATGGTTCTCATCTGCTTGATACATATATGACTGCCAAGGCAACGACACAACCTGAAGATATTTACTTGTTCGCAAAAAAAGGCTCCGAGCAAATCAATGATTTTCCAATTGATTTTGTTTACGAAACCCTATCAGATACTCTGGAACAAAATAAAATTAATTTGAATGCAGTAAGTGATAAAGCTAATGCATTATCAATCGCTGGTGAATACGAAATTGGTTTGCCGGGTGATTATAATGAATCAAATGCAGTCGCCACAGCCATTGCATCAGCCTTAGTTGGTGCAACTCAAGAAAATATTAAACTTGGCTTGAGTCGAATCGTTATTCCAGGAAGAATGGAACACTTTGCCACTAAAGGTCATGGTACGGTCTATGTTGATTACGCACATAACTACGCAAGTATGGATTCTGTTTTGTCATTTTTGAAATCACAAAATCCAGACAGCAAGGTATTCGTTGTCACGGGTAGTGCCGGTGATAAAGGAATTGATCGTCGTCCAGGATTGGGGAAAGCCATTGGCGCTTCAGCCGATGTGGCCATCTTGACTTCAGATGATCCAGGATATGAAAATCCTAAGGATATTGCAGATACTATTGCTGATAACATTAATAATGATGCGGTCAATGTCCGTTATATCGAAGATCGTAAAGAAGCTATTTTGACAGCAATCAACGAAAGTAATGTGGGTGACGTTGTCTTGATAGCGGGTAAGGGAAGAGATCCTTATCAAAAAATAAACGGTGTGGACACATCTTACGATGGTGATGCTCAAATCGTTGCAACATATTCTAAGGAGGTATAAAAGTGCAAAATAATACAAAAAAATTCACACCGGTACTTTTAGGTAGTGACTTTAATGCTTATGGAATGGCCAGAAGTCTATACGAAATCTATGGCCAACCAGTTAAGGCTTTTGCTCAAGCGCAACTTGCTCCAACTAGATTTACTAAAATCGTTGATTTGGAATTGATCGATGGTTTTTCTGAAGATCCAATTTGGATCAACGAAATGATGAAAATCAAAGACCGTTATTCTGACCATGAAGAACCAGTGATTTTAATTGGTTGTGGGGATGGCTATGCTGAATTGATTTCTAAGCACAAAGCTGAATTGGAAGATGTTTTTGTTTGTCCATACATTGATTACGATTTAATCAAACAACTTAATGACAAAGAAAACTTTTACAAGATGTGTGATAAATATGATTTGCCTTATCCAAAGACAAAGATTATCACTAAAGATGAATACGAATCTGGTCAAAAAGTTGAGCAACCATTTAATTATCCGGTTGCTTTAAAACCAGCTAACAGTGTGGAATGGTTAGATATTCATTTTGAAGGCCGTAAAAAGGCATTTATCATTAAATCTGCTGATGAATTCTATGATATCGTTGGTAAAATTTATGATAATGGTTACACTTCTGATTTAATTTTGCAGGACTTTATTCCAGGTGACGATAGCAACATGCGTGTTTTGAATGCCTACGTTGATAAAAATCACCAAGTTAAGTTTATGTGTTTAGGTCATCCATTATTGGAAGATCCAGCACCAGCTGCGATTGGAAATTACGTGGCAATTATTCCTGAATTTAATCAAGACATTTACGACAAGGTGAAGTCATTCCTTGAAAAAATTGAATTTACAGGTTACGCTAACTTTGACTTGAAGTTTGATACCCGTGATAATTCATATAAGCTTTTCGAAATTAACTTGCGAACTGGTCGAAGCAGTTTCTTCGTTACTTTAAACGGTTATCGTTTAGCTGATTGGGTTGTTCAAGATTACGCATTTGATTCATTAAAGGATCAAGAAACAGTCTTTGCTAACCAAGATCCTAGCAAGTATTTCTTATGGTTAGGAGTATCTCCTAAAGTATTTAAGGAATACGCAAAAGATAACGAGGTTAAGGACCATGCATTGCAACTATTGGATGAGGGTCGGTACGGTGATACTTTCTGGTATGACAAAGACCGAAGTGTCAAGCGTTACGCATTGTACAAATGGATGATGCATAACTACACTAAAAACTTCAAACGTTACTTTACGGCTAAATAGCCAGTGGGAGATGGGTTCATGAATCATTTCTTTACAATCATTGGCGGAATGGGTACTGAAGCCACTGAGACGTTTATTCATATTTTAAATGATAAAACTGATGCTCAAAAAGATCAGGATTACTTGAACTATATTTTGGTAAACCATGCCACGGTTCCTGATCGAACAGATTATATTTTGGATCATAGTAAGCCAAATCCATTTATTCCATTGAAAGAAGATATTTTGACTCAAGCAAAATTTGAACCAGACTTCTTCTCAATTCCATGTAACACGGCTCACTATTTCTATGATGATTTGCAAGCATTGACAGACATTCCAATTTTACACATGCCAAGGTTAACGGTTCAACAAATTAAAACCGATTTTCCTAATGCAAAGAAAGTTGGTTTAATTGCCACTCGTGGTACTCTTCATGATGGCATTTATGATCAAGAAATCTTGGATGCAGGGTATGAACTAGTTAAGCCAACTGAGAAGATCGCCAATGAAACGATGGAGTTAATCTACGATAATATCAAGGAACAAAATCACGTTGACGGTGACTTATATCACAAGATTCTGAGTGAAATGGTCGATGAATTAGATAGTGATGTAGTCATTCTTGGCTGTACAGAATTATCTGTTGCTGAAGAGCGTGCTGGAGATCATGATTATCCAGTACTTGATGCCCAGACAGTTTTAGCAGAAAAAACAATTGAATATGCAAGAAAAAATCAGCCTAAAAATTAACGGCTGATTGACAAATGATTGTGATGACGGCGGCTACGATAAAAGTAACCGTCGTTTTTATTTTTAAAATTCCATCTTGTTTTCTACCTAAGATAGTTTCAGTTAGTGTAATGATCAATAGAGTTAATATAGCTGAGACCCCAATTAGAGCAGGGTGCCGATCAAATGATCTAATGTCTATGACTACTTGGGAAATGATGATACCTAAGTAGAATCCCCGAGAATAGATGAGTGATTGGATAACCCGTTTTTTAGTATGTCTAGTCACACCTATCAAAACTCCCAGAATGGTCCCCAGCCAACAAATGTAATTAATGGCAATCCACACAATATTTCACCCCTTTACTTTAATAGTATTAGGTATTTGGCGTCAAAAATCAATTGTGAAAAATTTGCATAGTCAATGAATTGGTCTAGTGATATAATATTTATTGTATTGCGGGTATAGTTTAGTGGTAAAACGTAAGCTTCCCAAGCTTGTGTCGCGGGTCCGATTCCCGTTACCCGCTTATGTGTATAAACGTAGTGCTTAAACCATTCGTGCAAGAATGTTAAGAGAATTCAAATATAATTGATGTTGCAAGCAACTTTTGGCGCATCAAAGAAAAACACCCCAGATTATGGGTATAAAGTGTTTGAATGATAACTAATGCAAAAGACAGAAAGACGCTGGTCTCAAGAAATGAGATCAGCGTCTTTTGTATACTTAATATTTATGATAATCAAGATATATTTAATAGTGACCAGTTGATGTTGCATGTAATTTAACTGAATGTTATCAATTATTGCCAAAAACCAAATATATCATCGGCCATAGAAGGATAAGCAAACATCATCTCATTTAGCTTCGATGAGGTTACATTCAGATTGATTAGAATTGCCATGTAATTCACTAATAAATCTGCATCATCACTGAGTACTTCAGCTCCAACGACGTGATCATCGCTTCGTCTTATTATTAATTCTAAGTCAGCGATTGGTTGCCGTTTTCTGCGATAGGATTGCCATTGGTGCATGTCGATTAATTTAACTTCATACTTTTCAGGTTGATTACGTGCAATGCTACCAGAGATACCAACTAAACCTAGTTTTGGGAGACTGAAAACTGTCATGGCAGGTACTGGATACTTAATAGGGTAAGTGTCAGAACTGCAAATCATATTACCTAGATACTTTGCTTGGAAAGTTGCGTAATTACTTAGTTTCGGAACGGGAGCATCGCAACAATCTCCCAATGCATAAATGTTTGGGACAGAAGTTTGTAATTGATCATTTACTTTGATTCCAGTTGTAGATGTGTCAACGCCAATGGATGCTAGCTTCAAATTATCAACATTTGCTATGCGTCCCGCCACCACAAATACTGAATCAGCTTCAATGGTTTGCTGATGAGTAAATTGAACATGTAATCCATTAGTAGTTTTTGAGACATTAGTTAATTCGGAATCGAAATAGAATTCAACCCCTTCGTTCTGTAAGTGATTAATCAGTTTATTGACCAAATTTTCGTCAAATTCACGTAACGCACGATTGTTATGTTGAATGATCGATACTTTTACTCCGGCTTCACAGAGAAGGCTAGCCAAAGCAAAACCGATGATGCCCGCTCCTATAAGTACTGTTTGATTGGGTAAGATAGGTAAATTCAAAAGTTCATTGCTTGTTTGAACGTATTCTTTACCGGGAACGCTGAGTAAACGAGGCTTTG encodes:
- a CDS encoding aspartate/glutamate racemase family protein yields the protein MNHFFTIIGGMGTEATETFIHILNDKTDAQKDQDYLNYILVNHATVPDRTDYILDHSKPNPFIPLKEDILTQAKFEPDFFSIPCNTAHYFYDDLQALTDIPILHMPRLTVQQIKTDFPNAKKVGLIATRGTLHDGIYDQEILDAGYELVKPTEKIANETMELIYDNIKEQNHVDGDLYHKILSEMVDELDSDVVILGCTELSVAEERAGDHDYPVLDAQTVLAEKTIEYARKNQPKN
- a CDS encoding dihydrolipoyl dehydrogenase family protein, translated to MKTKFDVIVIGSGVAGMTVALNLAQHHKQVAVVESRSHLGGTTINSGSTGKKSLLAVAEAHYQARLFQNYGLAKIPAIDWDTIGLNRDEIVSSGAIHVRQELLNNDVTIISGTASFVDKNSVKVNEMLYTADTFVIASGSKPRLLSVPGKEYVQTSNELLNLPILPNQTVLIGAGIIGFALASLLCEAGVKVSIIQHNNRALREFDENLVNKLINHLQNEGVEFYFDSELTNVSKTTNGLHVQFTHQQTIEADSVFVVAGRIANVDNLKLASIGVDTSTTGIKVNDQLQTSVPNIYALGDCCDAPVPKLSNYATFQAKYLGNMICSSDTYPIKYPVPAMTVFSLPKLGLVGISGSIARNQPEKYEVKLIDMHQWQSYRRKRQPIADLELIIRRSDDHVVGAEVLSDDADLLVNYMAILINLNVTSSKLNEMMFAYPSMADDIFGFWQ
- a CDS encoding DUF1516 family protein; its protein translation is MWIAINYICWLGTILGVLIGVTRHTKKRVIQSLIYSRGFYLGIIISQVVIDIRSFDRHPALIGVSAILTLLIITLTETILGRKQDGILKIKTTVTFIVAAVITIICQSAVNF
- a CDS encoding UDP-N-acetylmuramoyl-L-alanyl-D-glutamate--2,6-diaminopimelate ligase, giving the protein MANLINGEILQLLSEHNLLVKTSNLDLTASYTGITYNSRTAESGSLFFCKGNFKPEYLKDAKNHGASAYVSEVEYADVELPAIIVNNVQKTMSLISAAFFGFPQNKLTTIAYTGTKGKTTSSYFTKNILDHQYSVGLFSTIDTIVGKSADDKFKSSLTTPESLDLFTNMNQVVNNGLDHLVMEVSSQAYKKNRVYGLHYDVGVFLNISPDHIGRNEHPTFADYLHCKEQLLVNSSKVVINADGSHLLDTYMTAKATTQPEDIYLFAKKGSEQINDFPIDFVYETLSDTLEQNKINLNAVSDKANALSIAGEYEIGLPGDYNESNAVATAIASALVGATQENIKLGLSRIVIPGRMEHFATKGHGTVYVDYAHNYASMDSVLSFLKSQNPDSKVFVVTGSAGDKGIDRRPGLGKAIGASADVAILTSDDPGYENPKDIADTIADNINNDAVNVRYIEDRKEAILTAINESNVGDVVLIAGKGRDPYQKINGVDTSYDGDAQIVATYSKEV
- a CDS encoding carboxylate--amine ligase, whose protein sequence is MARSLYEIYGQPVKAFAQAQLAPTRFTKIVDLELIDGFSEDPIWINEMMKIKDRYSDHEEPVILIGCGDGYAELISKHKAELEDVFVCPYIDYDLIKQLNDKENFYKMCDKYDLPYPKTKIITKDEYESGQKVEQPFNYPVALKPANSVEWLDIHFEGRKKAFIIKSADEFYDIVGKIYDNGYTSDLILQDFIPGDDSNMRVLNAYVDKNHQVKFMCLGHPLLEDPAPAAIGNYVAIIPEFNQDIYDKVKSFLEKIEFTGYANFDLKFDTRDNSYKLFEINLRTGRSSFFVTLNGYRLADWVVQDYAFDSLKDQETVFANQDPSKYFLWLGVSPKVFKEYAKDNEVKDHALQLLDEGRYGDTFWYDKDRSVKRYALYKWMMHNYTKNFKRYFTAK
- the asnB gene encoding asparagine synthase (glutamine-hydrolyzing), coding for MCGFVGFVNQKDVPTDTINNMADRIKHRGPDDEAYFTDNNVSMGFRRLSIIDLAHGAQPMKNRDGSKVLTFNGEIYNYKDIRKELQDLGYEFKTDVDSEVLIHGYDAWGPDLLQRLRGMFAFVIYDSKTNEVFGARDHFGIKPLYYYDDGKTFLWASEIKAFLEHPNFNKRLNVELLPIHLSFEFIPSRETMFKDVYKLLPGQYFLHKDGKTETHHYFKFNYDHIDNTQTVEEDSKKIEQLVDDSVKAHMIADVEVGSFLSSGIDSSYVLNEASKLKPIQSFSLGFHNSKYSELGWSTEFAKAIKQKNTQIYMDGDDYFDILPTMMYYMDEPLSNPAAVQLYYLTKRTSESVKVALSGEGADEFFGGYNTYLEALPFERYQKFVPSPVRKGLASIARKMPRFHGKRFLIRGAQPLSERYYRVNYVYNYDDRDRVLKDPSINRDSGDYTKHIFDDVKGKDEMTQMQYFDINTWLPYDILHKADRMSMANSLEVRVPLVDKEVAAFAATMPVNTRITPEETKISLRTAAERHMPKENALKEKLGFPSPIASWINDPKYHERIVRAFHSDTAQKYFNVQELDRLLEEHAGGKSNMQKIFTVYTFILWYQIYFPEDTSEKTVELVRRTQI
- a CDS encoding universal stress protein, with the protein product MFKNIVVTLDGSDNSNDALVQAVDVAKTNNANLTLVSIVNETSYYYMGSTVTVGTTPLPTDMKEVQRNAAQKTLDAAEAYCSSQGVSVKTQIEEGIPKRVIVDSYTREKGYDLLVIGKSGTDAVSRVLLGSTTAYVVRNADTTVMVVG